In Tsuneonella dongtanensis, a single window of DNA contains:
- a CDS encoding NupC/NupG family nucleoside CNT transporter, translating into MPPVVASLIGIVAILAIAFVLSNGKRRISLRIVGSAFALQALLAFIVLRTPWGVAGIRGMSDGVAALLSYANEGTAFLFGRDNPLQNTFALGALPVIVFFAALVSILYHLGIMQRLVRWLGGAIGWVTGVSRVEALGSAANIFVGQSESPLVVRPYLAALTPSRLFTLMTVGMAGVAGTILAAYAGLLGSEYLPYLLAAAFMSAPGGILMAKIIMPDEDEDEPAPATEDRIELPEARISAEGPAALVEGGKAHEVELAETFEEGQKPANVIEAAAQGAQTGVKLAVAVGAMVLAFVALVALANGILGLFGEGVLRAACATGEPGLCFSVGQVFGNLSFQKLLGFLFAPVMFLIGVPWDQASVAGGLFGTKVVLNEFVAFIDLGQLDAAALSDRSRAIVTFALCGFANFSSIAIQMAVTGGLAPNQRPVIAKLGLKALAAGSLSNLMSAALAGLFLPY; encoded by the coding sequence ATGCCGCCAGTCGTTGCCAGCCTTATCGGGATCGTCGCGATCCTTGCCATCGCCTTCGTGCTCTCGAACGGCAAGCGCCGGATCAGCCTCAGGATCGTCGGCTCGGCATTTGCGCTGCAGGCGCTGCTGGCATTCATCGTCCTGCGCACGCCGTGGGGCGTGGCCGGAATCCGGGGCATGTCCGACGGGGTTGCCGCGTTGTTGTCCTACGCCAACGAAGGGACGGCATTCCTGTTCGGCCGCGATAATCCGCTGCAGAACACGTTCGCGCTCGGCGCCTTGCCGGTAATCGTGTTCTTCGCCGCGCTCGTGTCGATCCTCTATCACCTCGGCATCATGCAGCGCCTGGTGCGCTGGCTCGGCGGTGCGATCGGCTGGGTCACGGGCGTCAGCCGGGTCGAGGCATTGGGCTCGGCGGCGAACATCTTCGTGGGCCAGTCGGAAAGCCCGCTGGTCGTCCGGCCCTATCTCGCCGCACTGACCCCGAGCCGGTTGTTCACGCTCATGACCGTCGGCATGGCGGGCGTCGCGGGCACGATCCTCGCGGCGTATGCGGGCCTGCTGGGGTCGGAATATCTGCCCTATCTGCTAGCTGCCGCATTCATGTCGGCGCCCGGCGGGATCCTTATGGCCAAGATAATCATGCCGGACGAGGACGAGGACGAGCCGGCCCCGGCAACCGAAGACCGGATCGAACTGCCCGAAGCGCGCATCAGCGCCGAAGGCCCGGCGGCGCTCGTCGAAGGCGGCAAGGCGCACGAAGTGGAACTCGCCGAGACCTTCGAGGAAGGCCAGAAGCCCGCCAACGTGATCGAAGCGGCGGCGCAAGGAGCGCAGACCGGCGTGAAGCTGGCGGTCGCGGTCGGCGCCATGGTGCTCGCCTTCGTCGCGCTGGTAGCGCTCGCCAACGGCATTCTCGGCCTTTTCGGCGAGGGTGTCTTGCGAGCAGCTTGCGCCACTGGTGAGCCAGGGCTTTGCTTTTCCGTGGGTCAGGTTTTCGGCAATCTAAGCTTCCAGAAGCTCTTGGGTTTTCTCTTCGCACCGGTCATGTTCCTCATCGGCGTGCCGTGGGATCAGGCGTCGGTCGCGGGCGGACTGTTCGGGACGAAGGTCGTGCTCAACGAGTTCGTCGCCTTCATCGACCTCGGCCAGCTCGATGCCGCGGCGCTGTCCGATCGCAGCCGGGCGATCGTGACCTTCGCGCTGTGCGGCTTTGCCAACTTCTCATCCATCGCGATCCAGATGGCCGTGACCGGCGGGCTTGCCCCAAATCAAAGACCCGTGATCGCGAAGCTGGGATTGAAGGCGCTGGCCGCGGGTTCGCTGTCCAACCTCATGAGCGCCGCGCTCGCCGGCCTTTTCCTTCCTTACTAG
- a CDS encoding mannose-1-phosphate guanylyltransferase — MSEPTIIPVILCGGSGTRLWPRSRKARPKPFLPLTGERTLFQATLDRCRGEGFASPIIVAGKDHMALVADQSSPDATLIVEPSAKSTAPAIGLAAASLPADAIMLVCPSDHHIADAEAFREAARAAAGLAADGWLVAFGINAKRPETGYGYIRRGEAIAGGYRIDRFVEKPDRATAETFLAKGGYAWNGGIFAFLAGAYLDELAAHRPAMVEAVRAAINGAERDGSTIHPAAGPFAGIAAESVDYAVMENSNRAAVVPADMGWSDIGNWAALRDALAGDADGNRTRGKADLVDCRNVLVDTDGPRVSVVGLQDVIVVVDGDEVLVTSAEGTQLVGKLPGPTNQ; from the coding sequence ATGAGCGAACCGACGATCATTCCCGTGATCCTGTGCGGCGGAAGCGGCACCCGGCTGTGGCCGCGCAGCCGCAAGGCGCGGCCGAAGCCATTCCTGCCGCTGACGGGAGAGCGCACGCTGTTTCAGGCGACACTCGACCGATGCCGGGGAGAAGGGTTCGCTAGCCCCATCATCGTCGCCGGCAAAGATCACATGGCGCTCGTCGCGGATCAGTCCTCCCCCGACGCGACCTTGATCGTCGAACCATCGGCGAAGAGCACCGCGCCCGCAATCGGCCTCGCCGCTGCCAGTCTGCCCGCAGACGCGATCATGCTCGTGTGTCCGAGCGATCATCACATTGCCGACGCTGAGGCATTCCGGGAAGCTGCCCGCGCGGCGGCAGGGTTGGCCGCAGATGGCTGGCTCGTCGCTTTCGGCATCAATGCCAAGCGGCCGGAGACAGGCTACGGCTACATCCGCAGGGGCGAGGCGATCGCGGGCGGATACCGCATCGATCGTTTCGTGGAAAAGCCCGACCGCGCGACCGCGGAAACCTTTCTCGCCAAAGGCGGCTATGCCTGGAACGGAGGGATCTTCGCGTTCCTGGCGGGTGCCTATCTCGACGAGCTCGCCGCGCACCGGCCGGCGATGGTCGAGGCGGTGCGCGCCGCCATCAACGGGGCCGAACGCGACGGGTCCACCATTCATCCCGCCGCGGGGCCGTTCGCGGGTATCGCCGCGGAGTCGGTCGATTATGCTGTGATGGAAAACAGCAACCGCGCGGCGGTGGTGCCGGCCGACATGGGGTGGTCCGACATCGGCAACTGGGCCGCCCTGCGCGACGCGCTCGCAGGCGATGCCGACGGCAACCGGACACGCGGCAAGGCCGATCTCGTCGATTGCCGGAACGTCCTCGTCGATACCGACGGCCCGCGTGTTTCGGTGGTCGGCCTCCAGGATGTGATCGTCGTCGTCGATGGCGACGAGGTCCTCGTGACCAGCGCAGAAGGTACGCAACTCGTCGGCAAGTTGCCGGGGCCCACGAACCAGTGA
- a CDS encoding energy transducer TonB → MAANDNFSSARRRPRPGTLILIVLLHVAAFYGLAKAFAPTMTASVEDAVLSTFTVTVETKEYVPPPEPEPDAGASGEEGKQAVPKPTAAPEPKIKVKPDPPAPKATSTGTADTSGAREQGSGTGAGGTGTGTGSGNGGSGQGGGIATKPVHVSGGINNARDYPVPPGGREARIGTEVIVKVTVGTDGRASNCSVFKPSPDPEADRITCRLVVDRLRFKPATDSAGNPVAAPFYWRQRWF, encoded by the coding sequence ATGGCGGCCAACGACAACTTCTCCAGCGCACGGCGCAGGCCCCGGCCAGGCACGCTGATCCTGATCGTGCTGCTGCACGTGGCCGCCTTCTACGGCCTCGCCAAGGCGTTTGCCCCGACCATGACCGCGTCGGTCGAAGACGCGGTCCTTTCCACATTCACGGTGACGGTGGAGACCAAGGAGTACGTACCCCCGCCCGAACCCGAGCCCGACGCGGGCGCCTCTGGCGAAGAGGGCAAGCAGGCGGTGCCCAAGCCCACGGCGGCACCCGAACCCAAGATCAAGGTGAAGCCCGATCCTCCGGCGCCCAAGGCGACCTCGACCGGCACGGCCGACACATCGGGCGCGCGCGAACAGGGCAGCGGTACCGGCGCGGGCGGCACCGGCACGGGGACCGGAAGCGGCAACGGCGGAAGCGGACAGGGCGGCGGCATCGCGACCAAGCCGGTCCATGTATCGGGCGGGATCAACAACGCGCGCGACTATCCCGTCCCGCCCGGCGGTCGCGAGGCGCGGATCGGCACCGAAGTCATCGTCAAGGTGACCGTGGGCACCGATGGACGCGCGTCGAACTGCAGCGTCTTCAAGCCGAGCCCCGACCCTGAGGCGGACCGGATCACCTGCCGCCTCGTCGTCGACCGCCTGCGCTTCAAGCCGGCGACCGATTCCGCGGGCAACCCGGTGGCCGCACCATTCTACTGGAGGCAGCGCTGGTTCTGA
- a CDS encoding queuosine precursor transporter, producing MNETLSAQPSEVRVPRALFVYLLLYGGMTVLAGVMAYKQVALWPTSLAVESGIFAFLLLVVISSTVSQLYGDARARQLVWWGFLPLLVSSLLMQLVLALPASSEMVQFRADDLTAFERVHSQLWRVWMAGPAAYIVSLLLNVWIFSKLRGEGGAGGTLGIMVRGAIASALSQAIDSVIFITLAFYGEFDITNLLIGQVLAKVALSIVLVPPLIALGVSLARRLDRGSV from the coding sequence ATGAACGAAACCCTTTCGGCCCAGCCATCCGAGGTCCGCGTGCCACGCGCGCTGTTCGTCTATCTGCTGCTTTACGGCGGCATGACCGTGCTGGCGGGCGTCATGGCCTACAAGCAGGTCGCGCTCTGGCCGACGAGCCTTGCGGTCGAATCGGGCATCTTCGCGTTCTTGCTGCTGGTCGTGATCTCGAGCACCGTCTCGCAGCTCTACGGCGATGCACGGGCACGCCAGCTCGTGTGGTGGGGTTTCCTGCCCCTGTTGGTCTCGTCGCTCCTGATGCAGCTCGTCCTCGCCCTGCCCGCTTCGTCCGAGATGGTGCAGTTCCGAGCGGACGACCTGACCGCGTTCGAACGCGTCCATTCGCAGCTCTGGCGCGTATGGATGGCAGGGCCCGCGGCCTACATCGTCTCCCTGCTGCTCAACGTATGGATCTTCTCCAAGCTGCGCGGCGAGGGTGGTGCGGGCGGCACCCTGGGAATCATGGTCCGCGGGGCGATCGCCTCCGCGCTGAGCCAGGCGATTGATTCGGTGATCTTCATCACCCTCGCCTTCTACGGCGAATTCGACATCACCAACCTGCTGATCGGGCAGGTCCTGGCAAAAGTCGCGCTGTCGATCGTGCTGGTCCCGCCGCTGATCGCGCTCGGCGTCAGCCTCGCCCGCCGATTGGACCGGGGCTCGGTCTAG
- a CDS encoding 3,4-dihydroxy-2-butanone-4-phosphate synthase, translating to MSGPLQPALAALAEGRVIVIIGDRLRGGDIDFCVAAKHVSAEAVNFMATHGRGLVCLAVTPARAVRLGIELINPGRENQSGRPHGRSIEAASGVSTGISAADRAHTIAVAVADGSTASDIVSPGHIFPLITAEGGVAERPAAAEAAIELCRRAGAGDAAVICSIMRDDGEMARIEDMGDFLARHGIPVADIGDLLRAG from the coding sequence GTGAGCGGGCCGCTGCAGCCCGCGCTCGCGGCGCTCGCCGAAGGGCGCGTCATCGTGATCATCGGTGACCGCCTGCGGGGCGGCGACATCGATTTCTGCGTCGCCGCGAAGCATGTCAGCGCCGAGGCGGTCAACTTCATGGCGACGCATGGACGCGGGCTCGTCTGCCTCGCGGTGACCCCGGCGCGCGCGGTGCGGCTCGGGATAGAGCTGATCAATCCGGGCCGCGAGAACCAGTCGGGCCGTCCGCACGGTCGTTCGATCGAGGCGGCGAGCGGGGTATCGACCGGCATCTCGGCTGCGGACCGGGCGCATACGATCGCGGTCGCAGTCGCGGACGGCTCCACCGCCAGCGACATCGTCTCCCCCGGTCACATCTTTCCGCTGATCACGGCGGAGGGCGGCGTCGCCGAGCGGCCCGCCGCGGCCGAGGCGGCAATCGAACTCTGCCGCAGGGCCGGGGCGGGCGATGCTGCGGTCATCTGCTCGATCATGCGCGACGACGGGGAGATGGCGCGCATCGAGGACATGGGCGATTTCCTCGCCCGGCACGGCATTCCGGTCGCCGACATCGGCGACCTGCTGAGGGCCGGCTAG
- a CDS encoding TonB-dependent receptor, translated as MKLKYLLAASVVSLSATAILPAPVMAQQITSGIQGSVADEAGNAIPGATVTITDIRTGAQRSLTTGADGNFRADGLVTGGPYTVAANAGGFEGQTVEGVQLTLQGNADLSFALTAGGGEIVVSGARANLTTVTTGPGQSFGLAVLESVPTFERDLRDVIRIDPRVSLDRNQESDRVSCLGGNDRSNAFTVDGINQGDVYGLTDTPFSSRTGTPIPYDAIRETSVEFAPMDVTYGSFTGCAINAVTKSGSNDISGSAFITYSNLDLSGDRAGGVAANGVNRDLRFGGTLSGPIIKDRLFLFGAYERVDVVDAVESGPVGAGLANDRTFITQALFDQIAGVLNNSYGIDVGGVARTLPFKSDRYFVRADAYLSDNHRLEATYQHVNEAKVQADDMTDNTGLGRSTITGLNNFYASGSQSDYYSGRLYSNWSDNFSTEFGYSRSEITDEQSPLGGGEAQDENPITRIVVGVNNGTSRGLFVAGPGFSRSANRLSVSVDQFRAKGILNQGAHTLTFGAEMNKADLNNLFVQNGTGTLYFRDVNALIAGTPNNGTSFSTTDPAAVAAGTTIGADINNSRDGNIESAAAAFSRTIYTAFVQDEWDVTDRLNLIGGVRVDWYDGDRPRLNSRFVQRYGQANTIGFSNIDPVVAPRFALDYDAGDFGFARNLRIKAGVGVFSGGDPVVWFGNAFQNDGFATAPGNLNTTSCGTTNINVLSGGSFTGFPQCVRNSAQALAAQGGGDTQSIDPDIKMPSVLRYNLGLSATLGAGGSFFSGWNLNLDYIRSQYRNPLTLVDLSQVPDFRIGLNGFTIDGRPINRAIDPTVAGCTARLVQDGTAISYTNVNAACFSTSRDDELQLTNGGKYTSQIASAILAKRFERGLFTEGGSTFINIGYAFTDSKDRRSMYRSTAGSNYDGTAAFDRQNPPATRSFYSTKHNITLAAQFKEAFISEEAKTGFGFTFVARSGRPYSLTFGGSGRFYDSASGNDNALLYIPTGVNDPNLAPTSNAAAVQSLVNYIDALPCAKKYAGRTIERNSCSNEWYYDLDLNFSQEFPGPLNGRDKFRFTATLDNFLNFLDSDWNVFRRRDFEGLVNVVDTPSTPVDAQGRYIISSFAPDDAALVQPSSSLWRIKVGLSYDF; from the coding sequence ATGAAGCTCAAGTATCTTTTGGCTGCGAGCGTCGTCAGCCTTTCCGCCACCGCCATCCTGCCCGCGCCCGTCATGGCGCAGCAGATCACGTCCGGTATCCAAGGCTCCGTCGCTGACGAGGCCGGCAATGCGATCCCCGGCGCGACCGTCACGATCACCGACATCCGGACGGGTGCCCAGCGTAGCCTGACGACCGGCGCAGACGGCAACTTCCGCGCCGACGGCCTCGTAACCGGCGGCCCTTACACAGTGGCAGCCAATGCCGGCGGCTTCGAGGGCCAGACGGTTGAGGGCGTCCAGTTGACCTTGCAGGGCAATGCCGACCTTTCGTTTGCTCTGACAGCCGGTGGCGGCGAGATCGTTGTCTCGGGAGCGCGCGCTAACCTGACCACCGTCACGACCGGTCCCGGCCAGTCCTTTGGCCTCGCGGTGCTCGAAAGCGTTCCCACCTTCGAGCGCGACTTGCGCGATGTCATCCGCATCGACCCGCGCGTCAGCCTCGACCGAAATCAGGAATCGGACCGCGTTTCATGCCTTGGCGGCAACGACCGCTCGAACGCCTTCACCGTCGACGGGATCAACCAGGGCGACGTTTACGGTCTGACCGACACTCCGTTCTCGAGCCGCACCGGCACGCCTATCCCGTACGATGCGATCCGTGAGACCTCGGTCGAATTCGCTCCGATGGACGTAACCTACGGATCGTTTACGGGTTGCGCGATCAACGCGGTGACGAAGTCGGGTTCGAACGACATCAGCGGCAGCGCGTTCATCACGTACTCGAACCTCGATCTGTCCGGCGACCGGGCCGGTGGCGTTGCCGCCAACGGGGTCAATCGGGACTTGCGCTTCGGCGGAACCCTCAGCGGGCCGATTATCAAGGATCGCTTGTTCCTTTTCGGTGCCTACGAGCGTGTCGATGTCGTCGATGCCGTCGAATCCGGACCGGTGGGCGCGGGTCTGGCGAATGACCGGACATTCATCACGCAGGCGCTGTTCGATCAGATCGCCGGTGTTCTCAATAATTCCTACGGTATCGACGTCGGCGGTGTGGCCCGTACACTGCCCTTCAAGAGCGATCGGTATTTCGTTCGCGCCGATGCGTACCTTTCGGACAACCATCGTCTCGAGGCGACCTATCAGCATGTCAACGAGGCGAAGGTCCAGGCCGACGACATGACCGACAACACCGGCCTCGGCCGGTCGACGATCACCGGCCTTAACAACTTCTATGCATCGGGATCGCAGTCGGACTACTACTCGGGCCGACTATATTCGAACTGGTCGGACAATTTCTCGACCGAGTTCGGGTACTCCCGATCGGAAATCACCGACGAACAGAGCCCGCTCGGTGGGGGCGAGGCGCAGGACGAGAACCCGATCACACGCATTGTGGTCGGGGTGAACAATGGCACCAGCCGCGGGCTGTTTGTCGCTGGTCCTGGATTTTCGCGCTCGGCCAACAGACTGAGCGTGTCCGTCGACCAGTTCCGCGCCAAAGGCATCCTGAACCAGGGTGCGCACACCCTCACCTTCGGCGCCGAGATGAACAAGGCCGACCTCAACAACCTGTTCGTCCAGAACGGCACGGGGACGCTCTACTTTCGCGACGTCAACGCACTGATTGCGGGTACGCCCAACAATGGCACCAGCTTCAGCACGACCGACCCGGCCGCGGTGGCAGCGGGCACCACCATCGGGGCTGACATCAACAACAGCCGCGACGGCAATATCGAAAGCGCTGCGGCAGCGTTCTCGCGGACGATCTACACCGCGTTCGTCCAGGACGAATGGGACGTGACAGACCGCCTGAACTTGATCGGAGGCGTTCGCGTCGACTGGTACGACGGTGACCGGCCGCGTCTCAACTCGCGCTTCGTCCAGCGTTATGGCCAGGCCAACACGATCGGCTTCAGCAATATCGATCCGGTCGTCGCGCCCCGCTTCGCGCTCGACTACGACGCGGGCGATTTCGGCTTCGCGCGCAACCTGCGGATCAAGGCCGGCGTCGGCGTCTTCTCCGGTGGCGACCCGGTGGTGTGGTTCGGCAACGCGTTCCAGAACGATGGCTTCGCTACCGCGCCGGGCAACCTCAACACCACGTCGTGCGGCACGACCAACATCAACGTGCTGTCAGGCGGCAGTTTCACGGGTTTCCCGCAGTGCGTCCGCAATTCGGCACAGGCGCTGGCGGCCCAGGGCGGTGGCGATACTCAGTCCATCGATCCCGACATCAAGATGCCTTCGGTACTGCGCTATAACCTGGGATTGTCGGCGACGCTCGGTGCGGGTGGCAGCTTCTTCTCGGGCTGGAACTTGAACCTCGATTACATCCGCAGCCAGTATCGCAACCCGCTCACCCTGGTGGACCTCTCGCAGGTGCCGGACTTCCGGATCGGCCTCAACGGCTTCACAATCGACGGGCGGCCGATCAACCGGGCAATCGATCCGACCGTCGCGGGCTGTACTGCGCGACTCGTTCAGGATGGGACCGCCATCAGCTACACCAACGTCAACGCGGCGTGTTTCAGCACGTCGCGTGACGATGAGCTGCAGCTGACCAACGGTGGCAAGTACACTTCGCAGATCGCCTCGGCGATCCTGGCGAAGCGCTTCGAACGCGGGCTGTTCACCGAGGGTGGATCGACCTTCATCAATATCGGCTACGCCTTTACCGATTCGAAGGACCGCCGCTCGATGTACCGTTCGACCGCAGGTTCGAACTACGACGGAACCGCGGCGTTCGACCGCCAGAATCCGCCAGCGACACGCAGCTTCTATTCGACGAAGCACAACATCACGCTCGCGGCGCAGTTCAAGGAAGCGTTCATCAGCGAAGAGGCGAAGACCGGGTTCGGCTTTACCTTCGTCGCTCGTTCTGGCCGCCCCTACAGCTTGACCTTCGGTGGTTCGGGCCGGTTTTACGACAGCGCATCCGGCAACGACAACGCGCTGCTCTACATTCCGACCGGTGTGAATGATCCTAATCTGGCTCCCACATCGAATGCGGCGGCAGTGCAGAGCCTCGTCAACTACATCGATGCGCTGCCGTGCGCCAAGAAGTACGCGGGTCGGACGATCGAGCGCAATTCCTGCTCGAACGAGTGGTATTACGACCTCGATCTCAACTTCTCCCAGGAATTCCCAGGACCGCTCAACGGTCGCGACAAATTCCGCTTTACCGCAACCCTCGACAATTTCCTGAACTTCCTCGACAGCGATTGGAACGTGTTCCGCCGTCGCGACTTCGAAGGTCTAGTGAACGTCGTGGACACGCCATCGACTCCGGTCGATGCGCAGGGTCGCTACATCATCAGCTCGTTCGCGCCTGACGATGCCGCTCTGGTGCAGCCGAGCTCGTCGCTGTGGCGGATCAAGGTGGGTCTGAGCTACGACTTCTGA
- a CDS encoding isopenicillin N synthase family dioxygenase, whose translation MSEIASLSIARPLDEVADELGRSFREYGFAVIRDHGIPADLIARAEALSKAFFALPEEVKKAYKIEGGGGARGYTPFGVERAKDAAVHDLKEFWHVGRELPAGHPLSEYMADNVWPSEVEGFRETFTELYAAFEKAGGRVLEAIAIHLGLPQDWFASTVEDGNSVMRLLHYPPLDGPHAEGAIRAAAHGDINTITLLLGAEEAGLELLTAKGEWKAVDTPEGALVVNIGDMLDRLTNSRLKSTQHRVVNPRGEAAYRSRYSMPFFLHFRPDFDIVTLDSCIDPARPEDHPEPISSHEFLQQRLREINLA comes from the coding sequence ATGTCCGAAATCGCCTCCTTATCGATCGCCCGCCCACTCGACGAAGTCGCCGACGAACTCGGTCGCTCGTTCCGCGAATACGGCTTCGCCGTCATCCGCGACCACGGTATTCCCGCGGACCTGATCGCGCGCGCGGAGGCACTCTCGAAGGCGTTCTTTGCGCTGCCTGAGGAGGTCAAGAAGGCCTACAAGATCGAAGGCGGAGGCGGCGCGCGCGGTTACACCCCGTTCGGCGTCGAGCGGGCGAAGGATGCCGCGGTCCACGATCTCAAGGAGTTCTGGCACGTCGGGCGCGAGCTGCCCGCAGGACATCCCCTGTCCGAATACATGGCCGACAACGTCTGGCCGAGCGAGGTCGAGGGTTTTCGCGAGACTTTCACCGAGCTCTATGCGGCGTTCGAAAAGGCCGGCGGCCGCGTCCTCGAAGCGATCGCGATCCACCTCGGCCTTCCGCAAGACTGGTTTGCCTCGACGGTCGAGGACGGCAACTCGGTCATGCGGCTGCTCCACTATCCGCCGCTCGACGGACCGCATGCAGAGGGCGCCATCCGCGCCGCGGCGCATGGCGACATCAACACCATCACGCTGCTCCTCGGTGCCGAGGAAGCCGGTCTGGAGCTGCTGACCGCCAAGGGCGAATGGAAGGCCGTCGACACGCCCGAAGGCGCGCTGGTGGTCAACATCGGCGACATGCTGGACAGGCTCACTAACAGCCGCCTCAAGTCGACCCAGCACCGGGTGGTCAATCCCCGGGGCGAGGCGGCCTATCGCAGCCGCTACTCGATGCCGTTCTTCCTGCACTTCCGCCCGGACTTCGACATCGTCACACTCGACAGCTGCATCGACCCGGCGCGACCCGAAGATCACCCCGAGCCGATCTCGAGCCACGAGTTCCTGCAGCAGCGGCTTCGCGAGATAAACCTCGCCTGA